One part of the Athene noctua chromosome Z, bAthNoc1.hap1.1, whole genome shotgun sequence genome encodes these proteins:
- the SETD9 gene encoding SET domain-containing protein 9, with product MLRSLRRRWAAYKYRFVPWLALNLRRERRTLRYVPESSKDKIISDEDVFETLLKLFKALFINDFSRQAHILALLPEIRSKYLELQTVQQKQSKVNSCNHQSRHVFTPEEVLFNTLGFTISRDSSSLVSAGTGVFVTKGFVPKGTVVSMYPGTVYRKHEPIFFQSLGNPFIFRCIDGVLIDGNDKGLSRSVYRSCSRRDQLGPFQMSDESWLTATLQNPLAVGQYVNNCSREKAANVCYQEFDVPGYFPVELKQYLPNIVYSHDVESHPRCIMLVTLRDIKQGEELFSNYYTVVS from the exons atgCTGCGATCGCTGCGGCGGCGCTGGGCCGCCTACAAGTACCGCTTCGTGCCCTGGCTGGCCCTCAACCTCCGCCGCGAGCGCAG gACCCTCAGATATGTTCCCGAAAGCtccaaagacaaaattatttctgatgaagATGTCTTTGAAACACTGCTGAAACTATTTAAAGCTCTGTTCATAAATGACTTCAGTAGACAAGCACATATTTTGGCCTTACTTCCAGAAATCAGAAGTAAATATCTGGAACTACAGACTGTTCAGCAGAAGCAGTCAAAAGTAAATTCATGTAACCATCAGAGTCGACATGTGTTTACTCCAGAAGAAGTTCTGTTTAATACACTAGGGTTCACTATTAGTCGCGACAGTAGTTCCCTGGTGTCTGCTGGAACTGGAGTCTTTGTTACCAAAGGTTTTGTACCAAAAGGGACAGTTGTATCTATGTATCCTG GTACAGTATACAGAAAGCATGAGCCCATCTTTTTCCAGTCCCTTGGCAATCCCTTTATTTTTAGGTGCATAGATGGCGTTCTTATTGATGGGAACGATAAAGGTCTATCAAGATCAGTGTACAG ATCTTGCAGCAGGAGAGACCAACTTGGCCCATTTCAGATGAGCGATGAGAGCTGGCTCACAGCTACCCTGCAAAACCCACTGGCAGTGGGACAGTATGTCAACAACTGCTCACGTG aAAAAGCAGCCAACGTGTGTTATCAGGAGTTTGATGTGCCGGGATATTTTCCAGTAGAACTGAAACAATATCTTCCAAACATCGTCTACAGCCATGACGTAGAGAG cCACCCAAGGTGCATAATGCTTGTCACTCTCAGAGACATCAAGCAAGGAGAAGAACTTTTTTCTAATTACTACACTGTTGTCAGTTGA